The Synechococcus sp. RS9916 DNA segment CTTGGTGGGGTGGGCCAATCTGCGCGGTTTGCGTGAGGCGGGTCGCCTGTTTGCCGTGCCGACCTACGCCTTCGTGGTGATGCTGGCCTTGCTCACCTTGCTGGGTCTCCATGACCTGGTGTTTCACCACGGCTTTCGCCCCGACCCGCCTCCCTCGGTCACGGCCCTGGAACCTCTGGGGTTGTTCTTGATTCTCAGGGCGTTCAGTTCCGGTTGTTCGGCCATGACGGGGATTGAGGCGATCGCCAACGGCGTGCAGGTGTTCCGCGAACCGGCCCCGGCCCATGCCCGCCAGACCCTGCTGGTGATGGGCGTCTTGCTTTCGTTGATGTTCTTTTCCGTGAGCGGGATGGGATTTCTCTATGGCATCGCCCCCGATCCCCACATCACCGTGCTGGCTCAGATCGGCACCCGGGTGTTTGGGTCCGGGAGTGTTCTTCTCTGGGCACTGCAGATTTCAACCTTGCTGATCCTGGTGCTGGCGGCGAACACCGCCTTCTCGGGGTTTCCCCTGCTGGCAGCGATGCTGGCCAACGATCGCTGCCTGCCGCGTCAGATGGCCTGGCTGGGAGACCGGCTTGTGTATCAGAACGGCATCGGCGTGCTGCTGGGATTCACGGCCGTGATCATCTGGATCTGTCAAGGCGACACCACCGTGGCGGTGAATCTCTATGCCCTGGGAGTGTTCACGGCCTTCACCCTGTCGCAGCTTGGCCTGGTGCTGCGCTGGTGGCGCCAGCGGGGCTCAAGTTGGCACGGACGGATGGCGATGAATGCCCTGGGGGCCAGTGCCACCTTCGTGGTGCTGCTGGTGATCATCGTCAGCAAGTTTCGCGAAGGGGCCTGGACGGTGGTGATTGCCATCCCCCTCTTGGTGTGGGTGCTAGCCGCCATCCGGCGACGGCATCGAGAGGTGGATGCTGCTTTGGCGCCTGATCCAGCGATCGCCCCCGTGTATCTCGCCCCCGCACAGCGGGAGGTGCACCATCAGGCGATTGTTTGGATGGGCGGGTTGTCGCGCTCCACCCTGGAGGCCGTGCGGTATGCCTGCTCGATTGCCGATCAGGTCACGGCGGTGATGGTGATGGCGGATCGCGAGGATCCTGGCCGCATCAGCCTTGAGTGGGACCGGCTGATGGGAACGGATACCGGTGCGTTGCAGTTCGAGATGCTGATGAGTCCCTACAGCTCGGTGATCGATCCATTCCGCCAATTCGTGCAGGAGCGCGAAATGGCGCACCCCGACTGCCGAACAACGGTGGTGATGCCCGTGGCCGTGCCACGCAATTGGTTTGATCGCGTGTTGCTCAATCAACGCGCCCTGTATCTCTATCGGTCACTGCAGGCCGATCAGGGCACCCACGTGTTTTGCATCGTGCGCACGGCAATCGATCCCTAGCCAGCCGGCCGGCGTGGCCTGGATCATCGGAACCACCCGATTCGGCAGCATGGTTGTTGTCTTTGACACCAGCGTCTGTGCCCGATTCCAGGGATCTTCAGCTCGGCTCTTACGACTACGTTCTCCCGGAAGAACGCATCGCTCAGTCACCGGTGGAGCCGCGCCATGCGGCCCGCTTGCTGATGGTTCCCCCGGCTGATGCCCCTCTGGAGCAGGTTCGCCACCAGCAGGTGTGGGACTGGCAGCAGGAGCTTCGGGCTGGCGATCTGCTGGTGGTAAATGACACCCGGGTGCTGCGTGCCCGGCTGAGGGTTCGACGTTCAGGCGGTGGGCAGGCGGAGCTGTTGGTGCTGGAACCGCGGGGGGAAGGACAGTGGCTCTGTCTGGCCAGGCCTGCCAAGAAGCTTCGGCCAGGAGATCAGGTGTGGTTGGAGGGCCTGGAGCAGGAGTCCGTCGCCCTGCAGGTGGTGGCTGTTGATCAGGCCACCGGTGGGCGTGTGATGCAGTTCCCCTCCGGTTGTGATGACGCCGTCGCGATCGAAGGCCTGTTGCAGCGTTACGGCGAAGTGCCCTTGCCGCCCTACATCGCACGCCATGACGCCGATGATCAGACGCGGTACCAGACCCGTTATGCGTCGAAGCCTGGTGCCGTCGCGGCACCCACTGCGGGACTGCATCTCAGTGACGCGTTGCTCGACTGTTTGCGGGAGAAGGGGGTGACGATCGCCCACGTCACCCTGCATGTGGGCCTCGGCACCTTCCGGCCCGTGGAAACGGAAGATCTCACCCAACTCACCTTGCACAGCGAATGGGTGGAGGTGACGCCAGAGGTGGTGCGTGCGGTGGAGGAGTGCCGTCAGCGCGGAGGGCGGGTGATGGCTGTGGGCACCACCAGTGTGCGGGCGCTTGAGGGTGCGGCCCAGGCTGGTGGCGGTCAGTTGCAGCCCCTCAAGGGTTCGGTGGATCTGGTGATTCAACCCGGCTATCGCTTTGCCGTTGTGCAGGGCTTGCTCACCAACTTTCATCTCCCCAAGAGTTCCCTGCTGT contains these protein-coding regions:
- a CDS encoding APC family permease; the protein is MSLYSVLIGRPLPKSSAGQERLPRLEALPILSSDALSSVAYATEAALGVLILAGSRALSLSLPITLAIIALITVVVLSYRQVIAAYPEGGGSYVVARDNLGRNVGLVAAAALLIDYVLTAAVSLMAGGQAISSLLPSLLPHEVALSLLLLALVGWANLRGLREAGRLFAVPTYAFVVMLALLTLLGLHDLVFHHGFRPDPPPSVTALEPLGLFLILRAFSSGCSAMTGIEAIANGVQVFREPAPAHARQTLLVMGVLLSLMFFSVSGMGFLYGIAPDPHITVLAQIGTRVFGSGSVLLWALQISTLLILVLAANTAFSGFPLLAAMLANDRCLPRQMAWLGDRLVYQNGIGVLLGFTAVIIWICQGDTTVAVNLYALGVFTAFTLSQLGLVLRWWRQRGSSWHGRMAMNALGASATFVVLLVIIVSKFREGAWTVVIAIPLLVWVLAAIRRRHREVDAALAPDPAIAPVYLAPAQREVHHQAIVWMGGLSRSTLEAVRYACSIADQVTAVMVMADREDPGRISLEWDRLMGTDTGALQFEMLMSPYSSVIDPFRQFVQEREMAHPDCRTTVVMPVAVPRNWFDRVLLNQRALYLYRSLQADQGTHVFCIVRTAIDP
- the queA gene encoding tRNA preQ1(34) S-adenosylmethionine ribosyltransferase-isomerase QueA; this encodes MPDSRDLQLGSYDYVLPEERIAQSPVEPRHAARLLMVPPADAPLEQVRHQQVWDWQQELRAGDLLVVNDTRVLRARLRVRRSGGGQAELLVLEPRGEGQWLCLARPAKKLRPGDQVWLEGLEQESVALQVVAVDQATGGRVMQFPSGCDDAVAIEGLLQRYGEVPLPPYIARHDADDQTRYQTRYASKPGAVAAPTAGLHLSDALLDCLREKGVTIAHVTLHVGLGTFRPVETEDLTQLTLHSEWVEVTPEVVRAVEECRQRGGRVMAVGTTSVRALEGAAQAGGGQLQPLKGSVDLVIQPGYRFAVVQGLLTNFHLPKSSLLLLVSALIGRERLLALYGVAIEEAYRFYSYGDAMWIAPEAVLEESRPLG